The following nucleotide sequence is from Gadus macrocephalus chromosome 18, ASM3116895v1.
tgttgttgtagataGTTCACCGTAGCAGTGATCTGTTCAGAAAGATCCTCGCTCCGAGACATTATATAGGCCGAGCGTGTTCTCCTGCGGTGGGGAGGATACCTGCTCCCCGGGAAGAGAGCAAACCCCaccctttttttttcctctttttattAATGCGTTTATTAATCGTCATTCACGTCTGCAGAGCCCGGTGGGCTGCATGCCTGACACACTTTACTGCCTTCACTATGTCAATATGATTTTTGGATAAATGCAATGTTCATTCTGGATATTATTAACCAGGTTCGTTTTTGCTGAGCTCTGTCTGGCATACTCGTTGATGACGTCACAAGCCCCCCTCGGGTCGCCAAAAAATAAATGAGTTATAGCGACCCATTTGATGCCCGTCTAAGAAACAGCCCAATTTCCAAAGCCCAAAGAACCAATGTTATTCAACGATATAATAGCCTACTTGTCCTTCAAAGTTTTGACGTTCATCATAAAATATCTTCAATGATTCAATCAATGAATGCGTTACCTCAAAAATATTCCGCAATTTGTTTTGAATGGCTTAATTGGAAAGCAGATCTCCTGATCTCCACTTTAGGAAGCCATGTATAATGCAGTTGTGAACTTTCAGCACAATGGATAGCTCCTCGGCATAGACCAACGCGCACCACTAGCACACCACATACACTGCAGCCACTTCAAGTGTGCTCAAGGCGTTAAGACAGTCGTCGAGAGCAACCAATTAAGACTGGACTGGAGTGTTAGACCCCACTATTAAAGTAAGCCTAGTCCTCGTCTTTAAAGGACAACTTAAAAAGCAGATAGGGTATGTACATCAGAATGTATCATGGGAGTTTTTTGGTTGCTGATACTGGGCAATTTAATTTATGTAAAATCCTAAATATGCTATACTCTGCTACTCAAACCATGTTTTGTTACTTCTCGCATGAGAAACACTGTGGCAGTTTTAAACACAACAATATCACCCCATTATGACATGTCATTTCACAATTAATGACCAAAGTGACACTAACACACTTTCTTCTCGTACGCTATATGTTTACTTTGATTGctcctctatatatatatatatatatatatatatatatatacagtgtttcccacagaccaaggaccaatgtgtggtgcgcggggggggggggggggggcggcgcagcacggcgacgcggcacggcgacgcggccgtcagtgagtgtgcatgtaactccgcgtttacatgcggacacatctgattcgcatagatgtggaagaacagctcaatcggaatagaaaagtatcatatatatacgcctcaatcggttcggaatggAATTCTATTagttccgattagtttggggtttaacttggagcagctgcagtagttcgcaattggtccactccgtctgtactttaatgcacaccgaaccttaccgctgtcaaggaaatttgatttattgcctgattcacgtctttgttattatcactccatagtagttacagtagtccggtgtgtgtgtgtgtgtgtgtgtgtgtgtgtgtgtgtgtgtgtgtgtgtgtgtgtgtgtgtgtgtgtgtgtgtgtgtgtgtgtgtgtgtgtgtgtgtgtgtgagagaatgacagggagatcAATGGAGAATGATGGGcttatgcagagatgaatggacggaacgatttttagatttccaaatcacgttattatttttttaaataataagaaatgacagaatcaattcgtggcgctcgatgttgattctgtggcgccgcgccacacaatggtctatatGTTAAGTTTACAGTTCTCAATTGCAAAACAAGATTTCCGATACGAGAAGACCAGTTGCGCCATTAAGTCATTAAAACAAATGAGTTCGTCCAGGGAATATCAGTTAACCGCCTTCTCCTTTGGCCTTAACTACATCCATCACTGCAGCTCCTAACATTGTTTGTTGTCATCATCATTACTAGAGTTGTAGGTCACCAGTGGCACGATATGCAGATCAATACAAAGGCTATACACCAAAGCAGAACTCAGAGCATGTTCTGTATCCTAAGCTATCTATCATggagtttctcttcttctgataAATGGACGCAATTTCTTTAAACGATTGGCCtaccaatgacacacacacacacacacacacacacacacacacacacacacacacacacacacacacacacacacacacacacacacacacacacacacacacacacacacacacacacactacattagGCTGTCGCCAGTCTAAGCACCATGAAGGTCTCAAGTGCTGACATTAAGTAAATTTAGCAGAGTCGTCACATATAGCCTATCTTTACGAGCCCAGTGGCATTTGTTTACCCGGGAGATCTTCCTGCTTTCCCGTTTAAAAGCCAAACGTGAACGCGCAGTCCTTATCTGAGGAAGCATGTCGCCCGACAGCAGACGTAGGCTACAGATGTTGCGTGATCTGTTGACATGTGTATGTCTGCACACACGGCTCGTTCACCGATGCGGTAAGATCACTGATGGTTTGTTCAAACTTTGTTCAGCTGCCGTTTTCGCTTAAACAATCCAGGAAGGATTTACAAAAGAGCTTGagttcaataataataataatgcaaaaaatgTGAAGTAGGAAATCTTCTTAACCACATCCTTATTAACtactttactttttattttcaaaattatAATCATCTTCTCTGTAGTTTCAATAAAACTATGTTTTCACTTGGAACCAACACCCTCACCCCATGGTTACGTTTCAAAACCATGATATTGCAAATGTGTGATAGCTGCATGGTGACACCAgcaaagacacagacagcaATTATACAAACTTTACAgatttttccacttctgttcaAAGAAGATATAGCCAGTAATAACCAATAATCCATTGTATATGCCTGAGTGAGTCATGGCTTTTAGTATGACCATGTGTAGTCCATTAGTGTCTTATAATTCAACCAGCTGTGGACCTCTAGTGAGGTCAATGGATACGATAAGATGGTAAATGTATCAGAAAATGTAATACTAAAGCTTCTAATATTCATTATACTAAACAATTGTATTATTCATCATCATATTTATACATGGGTCATTCTGTGAAAGGATCATGACAAGCCAAGGCAATCCATATCTACACAAAGCACCTACAAAAACCCATATCTCAACACAACATAACCCGTTGTAACGAAGGCTTTCCCCGGGTCATCCGGGTGATCCTTGACTCTCGCCATCAACTCCTCTGTCTGCTCTTCAGGGCCATAAAAAGTCAAttgaaaacacaacagcttcGTGGCCAAGAACCACTCATTGGCCTGCTTTTTCGACCGtgcggaaaaaaacaacagactcAGATGAGTGGTAAAAGGTCTAAAGGGCCAATAAACTTTAAGAGCGCCAGAGTGTGGCAGGTCCAGAGCCCGGGGATAATGGGTGCTGCTGGACTTCACCTAGTCGTTTGGAGCTACTTTAAGGAACTTGCATTTGCAGTTGTGTGACGGGGTTGTCAAGAAAAGAAAACGTGAAGAAAATGTGACCTTCACGTTCACGTAAGACATCATTTCAATCTCGGACTAAATTGCTTTATTCGAGACCATCCATTTCCCCCCTCAGCTGGACAGCAAAAACATATTCCATTTTCATTTCCAAGTGTAAAATACGTCAGATAAGTATTACAAACCATTCTTTGTTGCAGAGAGCCATTTCCCAGGAGTGTCTGTCTGACTAGTTCCAgcaatgagagggagagacaggtaaaaaaaggaaaaaatatgtGTCCTTATCTAGTGCAATGGAGGAGCCTCTAATATGATCAGAGTGCTTTCCAGGCGTCCATCTTGTGTGAAGGTTGGCCGCAACACATTATGGAATATGAAACGTTGTAATACTGTGGAGTTGAATGAGTTGAGAGGTGAtgcaatcattttgtgaaatataatatttttttgatattaaAGAAGTGTTAAATGAAAGACAAAATCAGATGTATGATACATATATAAGAGATATAAGAGGTCGgtgttcaaaataaaacaataattgcATTGCAAGTTGATAACATCCGTGCCTAAATTAAGTTTTCTGCCGTGTATTACAAATATGAGGTATCCCACTGGGAACAGTTAAATGACGTATTCTTTGCTTGCACATTGCTGATCTCTATTAGGATACAACATGATGTAAACACGTGGCTTTGCCGAGTCCTGCGTCAAAGCCTTACATGTCCCTAGAAGTAATTATGTAAAGCCAGGGCATCCCCCACATCCTGGGCTACACACTCTCAAGGGGAGAATCTCCCAAAGTGGCAATCAGTACGAGGACATCATCCATTGATTGGTATGGGAAGGATTTCCCTCTTTAAAATGAACACCAGCAAGCAAAGAGCTGATTTTGCAGCAATTTAAATGCAGCCAATAATTCGTATTACAGTCTAGAATAGTGTAAGAGAAATAGTCTTAATAAAAACAGTTCGAGTAGAACAGTCTGTTCTACTAACTGTCCAACTGTTCTACTAATGATGTTATCATTCAGTTATCATGTCATAAAACAGATTATTGGTTTAACACTCAAAAGAGACAGTCTTAGTTGCACTGTCTGGTTAAAACAGTATTTGTAAAAAGATCCAAGTAGAACTGTGTTTGAGAAGTCTTATTCATGACACAGGCTATGCTTTTGTTAAATAGTGGAGATACCTCCTTTCATTTCCAGAAGTGCAAAtgtaatggggggggggcagcggaaAGAGGCAACACAACCAACTTTGCAATTGTTTTTTGACGAGAAGACAAATGCAGGTATACAAAAATGATTCAGTCTGAATTACGAATAAGAACATTCTTTTCGCTTTCCCGGACGTTTACACTAACTGAAATTTCACAAGGAACTGAGAGGAAGGAAGTGTTTTGGAGGGTAATTCCATGTTACTTACATTTTAAATGGGATCAAAAGGTTACGAATAGTTTAAGTCTAGTTGAATGCATCAATTGCCAATGCGAGTCTTTTTCATTCAATATTAATGACTTGCACATCACCTAGTTGTTGGATTAGTTAGAGAAAGCAAGGATTGCAGGGTACTCAGAACACAGGGAAAGCAAAGGACACCCTGAACCTGACATCTCTCTCTGGGCTGTCTGCTGTACAGACGCCAACTTTTGTTCAAGGAGATTTCTTAATTTTCCCCAGTGAACGAATTGGGTGGACTTCCTATaaactttttttctttaccGAAGAAAAACCCATTTTACTAGTAAAATGTTGTGATCAAAGTTGGTCAATGTATGTAGTTAATCCACCCCGACAGAGCAACCTGAATAGTCCTACCGAAAATCACTGCAGTAGTGAAGCTCCTCTGTTAATCAGCCCAAACCGGGCCGCTGACCAATCCCGTAGCACACGCCTGTCACGTGTAATAAAAGATGTCCGCCTCCTCGAATAATTACCCTCATCGGTCGCAGCCGTGTGGAGAAAATGCTCCTCGATGAGATAATCCCTAGGATGCGAGTGTATCGTGATTATAGTCCATAATCCGTTAAAGCCGAACTAATTGCACTTTTATTGTAAGCATGCAGTTCGACCGACTCAATAAGAGATCTTACTTTCTTACCGTTTCGGGCATAATTGATGAATGTGTTGGAGGGGGGCGAGTATTTTCCTCTAATGACCACCAGTCGCAGTCACGTGGAAGGCCATAACCCCGGCTTCACTGTTgctctttaaaggcacccagtgcaactttcgaggcttaaaaataatcattcaatttctagtctttttttacacgtaagtttcaataactccataccattacataccgacattcaagcagcaaacatgagacgtcgttgtgtggtgagaactgatagaaaatcgataacaatgccgccattttctttatttttttgtaacctacaataaataaagcaggcttccagtcaatggaaaaatggcttctccccaccggcgattgttgtttacgattttctatcagttctcaccacacaacgacgtctcatctttgctccttgaatgtcgatatgtattggtatggagttattgaaacttgcgtgtaaaaaaagactagaaattgaatgtttatttttcattgaatgtttacatagttgcactgggtgcctttaattaaAGAACAAGTTCCCCACTGAACTCATTAAGCAGCTCAGTGGCATGTAGGGGTGTATTAGGCTGTTATTGGGCAGCCATGTGTGAAGAATactgtttatttaaatgtatggcTTAATGGGGATACACTTCGCTGACATTCAATATATTGAATCCTCAGAATTATGACGTCCATTCTTTGAAATATGCATTCCAAAAGTTTATTATTCAAGTTAAATCTTTCAAcgtaagaaaaaaacaaaacatgcttTTCTTTAGTTTTTATCTAAACAAACATTGCGAGAGTACGGTCAACCTTTTAAAAATGATTCACCAAAGCACAGTACAGATAATAAGCATTTGTGGTGTTGCCTAACCTCAAAAATATTCTTTTGTGAGAAACAACTCCTTCAGtagcaaaatacaaaaaaaattctCAACATTTTGGAAAAACATATGCTGAACCGATTTCTTTAACTCCCTCATACATCCTACATAGTTGTCTCCATTAGTGTGTCCACCATCTTTGGCAGGAACACTTCAAGGAAATGAAAGAAGTCCCGGAAGTGGTCCTTCCCCTCACTGGGGgggtggatctggagaaggacCTTGGTGCTCTGCGTGGCGCCCACCAGCTTCGCCTGGACCCTGAACACCAGCGGCACTTTCACCCTAGGCTGCTTCTCTAAGATGTGCTCCGTCACCTGGGTCTCCAGCGCCGTGCTGCTGCCCTCCGGCCTGGAGTCCACCGTCTCCTTCACCAGCTCCCGCCTCACCTTCCTCCGGCCCGCCCACACCGCGTGCGTCTGGCTCcacgtccagcagggggcgccggGCTTGGGCCCGCGCCCCAGCCTCGCTTTCTTCCCCTGGGGGGACGTCGAGGCGTCGCTGCTCTCCGAGGACAGGGGCCTCTTGGatccgacggcggcggcggtgcttCGGGGGCTGTCCTGCCCCGCGACGCCGCTGTCGTTGGACGTGTTGAGCTCCTCTGAGGTGGCGTCCATGGACTCGCACGATCCGGGCGCCGCGTCGGCGTGGCCCGGGTCCCCCGCCGGCGTCGGTTCCGTCAGGGACCCGGGGCCGCACTTGAGGACGTTCTGGAAGACCTGGACCACGGCCACGCAGACCCTCTGGAACCAGAGCGGCCGGAAGTCGTCCCCGGCCTGCTGCAGCTGGGCGCGCAGCCCCTCGGGCAGCAGCGCCAGCCTGAAGGGGATGCTGATGCTCATGTCCTTGTCGGCGGAGCCGTCCTGGTTCTTGTGCTTGGGCCCTTCGCCGTGCGGGGTGAAGAGGCGCACCAGCCCCCAGGGCTTCCCCTTGGTGGACTTGCGGAGGTACTGGAGGCTCCGGCAGTACTTCTCCGCCTCCTGGCACTCCCTCTGGAAGTTGAGCTGGCTGCGCTCGCTCAGGTTCCCCGCCACGTTGTGGGAGAGCTCGAAGGGGTCAAGGAGGTTGAGGGGCCCCAGCTTGAGGGCCTGGTTGTGGGGCTGGCGGGGTTGTTCTTCCTccatggcctcctcctcctcctcctgcgtcGTCTCCTCCCTGGCCTGGCCGATGAAGGAGGTGACCGGGAGCGCTCGGCCCTCCCGGAGGGAAATGACGCTGCCGGCAAAATCAAAGGTGGCGTAGAAGGAGAAGAACGCAGCCAGCAGCACACCTGCCGACACGCCCAGAGAGAAGAGCCGACATTGTTAGGGAGGGGGAACTGTTCCCGCAGAGGAACAGGGGATCACACATTGCTTCTGCCTGCCATTGTAGAAATGGTCGTGTCGAGAAACGAGCAAGTCACGTGATAGCAGacctgtttaaattaatataaaaagGCTAGCCCGATTTTGCTACTGCTCCAACATATACCTATATTGTTGGGGGTTAAAGAAGGTTCTAGCTTTAGACTGGGGTTTCACTCTGGGTTTCCCCAGATTGTACCACACATAGGCAGGGCCATTTCAAACTGCTCTAGTATCATGCAGCGGACTATTCATCATTTAAATAAACATTGGTCTAACACCAAGAACATCATGGCCTCTAATCTCTACCAACCAGATGGGATATCATATGATGAAAATAACTTAATTTGGGACCTGAGCCCAGGAACTTACAGAGGTCCTGCTCATTCTTGCTGGGAGGGACAGCGAGGGGCTGGCTGGGAAAGGTACAGTCCCACCCTTCAATcacacactcctcctcttcacctggAAGGAGACATGGTGGTCAGGGACCGGGATACGGTGGAAACCATAGCACTGGAAGTTAGTTAGTTATAGAGCCTGTTGGATCCCAGTAGTGCTGCTTTAACATAGAAGGACTGCTGGGCTCCAGAAGCTCTGCTAACACATGGTTATAGCAGAACGGTATCCCAGGTCATGGCTCCTGCATCTCTTCCAGAGTGCGCTCATGAATCAAAGTAATGACCAGATGAGGGTGCTGCTCTGGGGCTTACAGGCCATGGCTTTGAGCTGGTCCACCGTGGGCAGGACCGGAGGATCGCTGTTCTGCAGGAAGAAGATCACCAGCAGCGTCAGGGCGTAGTTGTTGAGCAGCGGGCCAGCACCGCCTACGTTTCCTGTCCCGTCAAAATAAGAGTCACAAGTCAGAGCCAACAAACTAAACAGAATTAAGCTCCGACGTAGAAATGTTCAGCTGATAAAGTTTTAATTTGatctttttaaaataaatatattttggtATCTCCAAATGCTGGCcaagacaaaaacaaaatgcaTGTGCTTCTACTGCCACCTGTTGAGGGAACACAGCAAGTGACACTAGAGCTGTGTAATGCCTAGTTAAAACTTGTTCAAAAAGGGAGAAACTTGTTCCATTATACCATGGTAAACTGACATTTTAAATATTGTTATTAAACGGATTTCTGTAATAATAGTGATTTCAGATATTCCGTTTTGTCCACCATTTTAAAACATGGTGGAAGGCACTAACAGGACCAAGGACCCATGCGTTGCGGTGGGATTCTCCAGCAGAGATAAAGGGGGTCCTACCAGCCAGCTGTTTCTGCCTGGCCCAGTAGCGAATGGTGTAGACCAGGGGCCTCAGCCGGGCGTCCAGACCAGAGCAGAGCTGCAGGTAGCGGGTGTTCCTCACCGCCagcctgggagggagggggaatatACGTAAGAACATGTATACTAAAACCACGATTTATTAGCAGTGTTTAAAAAGCTGTGACTTTTACCAGAGTAAAACTATTGATTTactaaacaaaccaaaaatgtGTACATTTTTGGTTTGGTTCAGTGCAGCGCGGCAGAATGGCCATTAACAACGTCATGTTAGTTGGTGGTCAAAGAAGTCCAGGGCAGTAAAGTACGAGGTCATCCGCTGACCTGTTGTTGATGCTGATGTCCCCCTGGAGGTCCAGCTGGTGGTAGTGGAACTTTACCACGGGGAGCCGGGCGCTGGCCACCACCTGCACCTTGTGCACGCCGGGCACACACTTcttcaagatggccgccaccAACTCCAGCAGATCGGCGGGAGACGCCGTGGACAGGTCGATGTCCGACAGGATGGAGTCCTCCGAACGGCCGTCGTCCGAGGAGGCCTCCGCCACCtgagagacagccagagacaGGTAAAGAGACAGATACCGAGCTTCaagttgggttaatcaactgaATGATGTTGTTGAGTGATCCATTCATTCCTCCCGGTGTACCGGTTCTGTGGAGGACTTGGCGCGGGCCTGGAAGGTCTTGGTGTTCTCCAGGTCTAGGAACAGGTCCAGGTCACAGGAGTGGATCCCAAACGTGTTCACGGAAGAGCCGAACGCCATGATCTGGCTGTCTGTAAAATACCAGGTgggaaatgtgttttattcATTACAGAGCTAAGTGCAGGTTAATGTCTTCAATCAATGCACATTGTGTGCTCTTAGAAAGAAGATGAACATTTTCTGTAGTTTTTTACTGCCGACAAGTTCTAAGAATAGCAAACTAATGTAGTTATACTGGGCGCGGCACACATTGTACGATTAGATCAAAAGGGGGGAAACCTACATAAGCACCCTGACACAAAGCAGAGCCCTTTTAAAGCTGGGATTCACACACATCTCCCAAGATGTACAAAATGAAAGTTTACCAGGGAAGAACTCTGTGAAGACCTCCTGGATCAGCTGGACCAGCAGCGCTCGGGCATTCCTCTTGTTCTCCGTCAACTGAATGCGCTCCACCACACAGTGCATCTGCTCATTCACCTGGGACAAAACGCAATATTCAGCTGACCACATCTTCTGTCAATACATTATTACCCCCAAAAgtctactaataataataagtgtACTACTATTTGTTCAATTATTTCCTTGGCTGATGAGTTGAGTAATGTCACCTATCTATGCTGCTCTATAGAATAGATTCTAAATGCAAAATGCAAGAAACATTCATGCAATTTTAACCTTAAGTGAGGTAACAACAAGATGATCATTAAATCACTGTAGATTAAATGTAATGAATGACAACCAATATCACATTTGTTATCTGATCTAGTAGCAAACATTACAACATAGAAACCAAATGTAAATATGGACTTTTCCGTTCACTAGACTAGTACACTGAAAAAAACAGGTGCAAACTAACACAGTACTGCAGGATGGATTCTTACCGTCTCAGCCTGAACCAACACCGGTTTAAGCCGCTCCAGAACCTCTTGGAGGTTTTGGAAGTCTGTCTTCTTCTTGTTGATGAGCTTAAAGCCCTTCTTCTCCCGTGGCTTCACCCGCAACCTCTGGCCGTTAATTTCGTGTACCAGCTGGGACAGGGCGGTCTGCTGGCCTTCAATCTCACTGAACTGCACGATGGCGTATACGCCCTGGAACAACAGAATGAGTTCATAGTTATAATAAAGTGATATGATAGAAAAAACATGCAGGTGAGTTTTTGTACTTGACATTGCATCTTTTATCTTTAATCTACACATATGATGAGATGTTTTCATTAACAGCGAACATAAACACATTTGATTCATTTCTCAACCAACCACTTTCCCTTTGGTCTTTTTCTCCAGTTTTCGATGGATTCCATCAATCCATCTTAAACAGTGGTTATGCAGGATTATTAAAATTATACTGGCTACAGTTTCAATCAAGCACCCAACCTTGTCTTTGTCAAAGATGACATTTTCGACATCTCCGAAGCGCTGGAAGTATTCTGTGAGTTGGGTCTGAGAAGTGTCCTTCTGGAAGCCGCTGACGAACACGCTGCGTTCCTCCTGCGCCTGCCGGGTGGCGCGCACGTCGGTCAACGTCTTGTGCTTTCGCCCTTTCACATGCTCATCCAAACTAGGTTCTTTAAGAGATAATGTATAAATGTTACAATATGTATGATCTCTGACCCAGGAGATATACTAGTCTGATTTGGTGCGagataaataaacaaaagagaaaaaacactgAATGTTTACGATCATAAAATTACTGAAAGTCACAATAATGGTACTTAACGTTAGCTACTTACTGTTTGGCATATCGATGTTGCATAGTTTGCAATGAAATCCTTTTGGCGTCGTTATTATGTCCACTTCCATAAGAGCAGTTTAATTTGGTATTTCTATAAAATCTAAAGGTCTCGACTCAGGAAAGACTTCCCAGATTCGTTAGGTCTTTTCTCAAATCTCCCTCCAACGAATGCCTTGCGTTACTTTCGGTCTGACTTCCAAATTAGTCCGTGCTATACATTTACCCCAATATTGGTTCCGCCAAATTAATTTGGTTGAACTTTGAGTGCTCCTTATACGCACGGCATAACGATTTATTTTCTATTCCTCATAACCGAATTATAGACAACGGCTcgtctattcataatataagGATCTTATGTTAAGAATAATAATATCGAATTTGTAATTTTATTTTCCTGAGGTTTTTCCCTATGCTCTCCTCAATCAAAATATGTTTGCTTTTAATAAGTACCAATAGTAATTTACAGTAGTTTTAGTCAGAAATAATAGCCAAGCAGACAATCTTTGAaattgtaatttattttaaaaacgtTTCtcacaaaactaaaaaaagaaTCATTAGATAAAATCAAAAAGCAATATACATgtatgaaaaaacaacaacattaagaCAAAAGCACATTCTGCAGACTACCAGTGAACTGTTATAATAGAATAGAAAaggtagtaaactggttgagCTGCCTATAAAACCTTGGTGCCTCTCCTGGTGCGCTTCACAGGCACTGAGAGATCCTCCTCTTCAGCTTTGCTCTGGCCCTTGGACACGTTTCTTTTGGCCGCGACCACGGGGACCGCCTTCTCGGGAGCGGCTGCGACAGCGGCTTTCCTGCCACGGGTGGCCTTGACCACAGGCGCTGCGGTAGGAATCTCAGGAGTAACAGTCACCTCGTCCTCCAATGGTCTTGAGGATTCCTGGTCTTTGGGTGTAGACTTGGTCTTTTTTGAGACCCTTCCCTTTTTGGGCTGGAccttttctccctcctcttcctctgcggGCACTTCCACTGGAACATCAGCCGTTCCCACTGTGCCCCGTTTGCCTGCCCTTCCGCGAGCCGCGGGCTGCGCGGCGACGGCAGCGACCTCTTCTTCGACGACAGCCTCCTCCTGGGGGGGCTCCACGGCACCACGACGACCCCTCttgactgccgccgtggctggGACCGTCACAGCAGCCCTCTTAGCCCTCGTCGCCTTAACAACCTTCTCTGGCTGTTGGGCCAGGGAGCTGCTGGTTGACTCGGTGATCTCCTCTTGAAACGGCTCAGGTTCCACAGTCTCCTCTGGAAGCGCGTTGGCTTCCTCCTCGACAACAACGGTCTtcgctctccttcctcctcgctTCGGCTTCTCCGCGGTAGTAGGGACTACCGTCTCTGGCTCCTCAGCTTTTGTTGGCCGCCTTCCTCTCTTGGGTTTTTCAGCCGGGGCTGCGGTGGGTTCTTCGACCACCTCAGCGACAACAGCCAACTCCACAGGGGTCTCTTCCGCCTCCTCTTGCTGCTTGGCCTTTCTTCCCCGGGCTTTAGACGGAGCCTTCACCTTCTCAGGGGCCGAACTCTCCACCACTTGGAGCTCTTCggaggcctcctcctcctcctcaacagaCTCTTGCTTGGTCTTCTTTGATCTCCTTGATTTCTCAGGCAGCTGCTTCACAACAGCCTCTGGAACGACCGGGACGTctacctccgcctcctcctcttctggttTGGCCTTGATTGACCTTCCCCTCTTGGCCCGGACCGGGGCCTGGGTGGGTTGTTCGGCAGCGACCTGTTCAACGGCGACCGCCTCGGGTTCTGGTGCAGCCTTCCTCCCTCGTCTGGCCTTCACCGTGACAGGGGCCTGCTCTTCGGGCTGAGCGTCAGCCGCCCCCTCACtgacctcgtcctcctccatcactcccaCCCGAGGCTCCTGCTGGGCGG
It contains:
- the tut1 gene encoding speckle targeted PIP5K1A-regulated poly(A) polymerase — protein: MEVDIITTPKGFHCKLCNIDMPNKPSLDEHVKGRKHKTLTDVRATRQAQEERSVFVSGFQKDTSQTQLTEYFQRFGDVENVIFDKDKGVYAIVQFSEIEGQQTALSQLVHEINGQRLRVKPREKKGFKLINKKKTDFQNLQEVLERLKPVLVQAETVNEQMHCVVERIQLTENKRNARALLVQLIQEVFTEFFPDSQIMAFGSSVNTFGIHSCDLDLFLDLENTKTFQARAKSSTEPVAEASSDDGRSEDSILSDIDLSTASPADLLELVAAILKKCVPGVHKVQVVASARLPVVKFHYHQLDLQGDISINNRLAVRNTRYLQLCSGLDARLRPLVYTIRYWARQKQLAGNVGGAGPLLNNYALTLLVIFFLQNSDPPVLPTVDQLKAMACEEEECVIEGWDCTFPSQPLAVPPSKNEQDLCVLLAAFFSFYATFDFAGSVISLREGRALPVTSFIGQAREETTQEEEEEAMEEEQPRQPHNQALKLGPLNLLDPFELSHNVAGNLSERSQLNFQRECQEAEKYCRSLQYLRKSTKGKPWGLVRLFTPHGEGPKHKNQDGSADKDMSISIPFRLALLPEGLRAQLQQAGDDFRPLWFQRVCVAVVQVFQNVLKCGPGSLTEPTPAGDPGHADAAPGSCESMDATSEELNTSNDSGVAGQDSPRSTAAAVGSKRPLSSESSDASTSPQGKKARLGRGPKPGAPCWTWSQTHAVWAGRRKVRRELVKETVDSRPEGSSTALETQVTEHILEKQPRVKVPLVFRVQAKLVGATQSTKVLLQIHPPSEGKDHFRDFFHFLEVFLPKMVDTLMETTM